TCTGCCGGCCGTGGCTGAGAAAACCTTCCTGATCACCATCGGTGACCGCACTGTAACGGGGCTGGTGGCTCGTGACCAGATGGTTGGTCCTTGGCAGGTGCCAGTAGCCAACTGCGCGGTAACGGCAGCAAGCTACGACACTTACCACGGTGAAGCTATGTCTATGGGTGAGCGCACTCCTGTCGCTCTGCTTGACTTCGGCGCATCGGCGCGCCTGGCGGTGGGTGAGTCTCTGACCAATATCGCGGCGACGGATATCGGCGATATCAAACACATCAAACTGTCAGCGAACTGGATGTCTCCAGCCGGTCATCCGGGTGAAGATGCGGGTCTGTACGAAGCGGTGAAAGCTGTGGGTGAAGAGCTGTGTCCGGCGCTGGGTCTGACCATTCCGGTTGGTAAAGACTCGATGTCGATGAAGACCAAGTGGAACGAGAACGGCGAAAACAAAGAAGTAACCTCACCATTGTCACTGATCATCACCGCGTTTGCGCGTGTGGAAGATGTGCGTAAAACCATTACTCCTCAGCTGCGTACCGACAAAGGCGAGACTTCACTTGTTCTTGTTGACCTTGGCAACGGTAAGAACCGCCTAGGTGCTACGGCGCTGGCTCAGGTTTACAAGCAATTGGGTGACAAGCCAGCGGATGTGGATAACGCCGAGCAACTGAAAGGTTTCTTCGATGCGATGCAAACTCTGGTTCGCCAAGACAAATTACTTGCGTACCACGATAAAGGCGACGGCGGTCTGTTTGTCACGCTGGCTGAAATGGCGTTCGCGGGTCACTGTGGTGTGAAAGCCAATATTGAAACCATGGGTGACGACGTGCTGGCTGCGCTATTCAACGAAGAGTTGGGTGCGGTAATGCAGGTCAAGAACGATGAACTGAATGCGGTATTGGCCACGCTGGCGGCTAATGGTCTGGCGGATTGTTCACACGTTATCGGTGAAGTTGACGCATCAGACCATTTCGTTATCACCTCAGGTGATGAGATTCTGCTTGAGCGCTCCCGCACTGAACTGCGCACCATCTGGGCCGAGACCACGCACAAGATGCAAGCAATGCGCGACAACCCCGCGTGTGCTGATCAAGAATTTGCAGCGAAAAAAGACAACTCAGATCCAGGTCTGAACGTGTCATTGAGCTTTGATGTCAACCAAGATGTGGCGGCACCGTACATCGCTGCTTCGATGATCAACACAGGCGCGAAGCCTAAGATGGCGATTTTGCGTGAGCAGGGCGTGAACTCACACGTTGAAATGGCGGCAGCCTTTGACCGTGCGGGCTTTGACGCAGTCGATATTCACATGAGCGACATTCTGACTGGTCAAGCGGTGCTGGATGAGTACCAAGGTCTGGTTGCGTGTGGTGGCTTCTCCTACGGTGACGTGCTGGGCGCGGGTGAAGGTTGGGCGAAATCGGTGCTGTTCAATGCGCAGGCTCGCGAACAGTTCGAGCAGTTTTTCAACCGTCAGGACACTTTCTCGCTAGGTGTGTGTAACGGCTGTCAAATGCTGTCTAACCTGAAAGATTTGATCCCAGGAGCAGACTTGTGGCCACGTTTCGTGCGCAACGAATCGGAGCGTTTTGAAGCGCGCTTTAGTCTGGTTGAAGTGCAGAAGTCGGATTCTGTGTTCTTCGATGGCATGGCAGGCTCTCGTATGCCGATTGCGGTCTCTCACGGTGAAGGTCGCGTGGAAGTTCGCGATGAAGCTCACCTCAGCGCGATTGAGCAATCAGGCACGGTTGCCGTGCGTTTCGTGGATAACTTCGGTAACCCGACGCAGCAGTACCCGAACAACCCGAACGGCTCGCCAAATGCGATTACCGGTCTGACAACCAAAGACGGCCGTGTCACCATCATGATGCCGCACCCAGAGCGTGTCTTCCGCACGGTGGCGAACTCATGGCACCCAGATAACTGGGGTGAAAATGGGGCTTGGATGCGTATGTTCCAAAACGCGCGTAAGAATCTCGGTTAATCGCCGGTAACAGTACCTTATCTCTTCAACCGCTAGGGCTTTGCTCTGGCGGTTTTTTTATCCAGTGATGGATAGCCAACCTCTTTTATTTGTGCTCTAATACCGCGCTTGCCAAGGGATGGCGTTGATCCCTTAATACTCCCTTAGGAAACTTTCAAATGTCGAAAAACAAAAAATTTGCTATCCGCGTAACTGAAAAACGTGAAGGTTGGGCGGCAGAGATCACTCGTCAAGTGACATCTCGTAAGACAGTTGTCTCCAAGCGCCAGATGGGTTTTGAAAGTGAAGCGCTGGCTCAAGCTTGGGCGGAAAAAGAGCTGGCGGAGTTCGTTCAGAACCAAGTTGTCCGTAACGAGCGCAAAAGCCAAATGCGTAAGGAACGTGAAGCGGAAGCGCTAAGCGCGAAGATTCGTAAAGCTGAACTGCGCCGCACACGTGACGCCGAGATGGATGACGAAGAAGAAGACGAAGCGTAAGCTAACGCTCTCTGACCAAACAGAAAAGCCCTGATTCGTCGTCAGGGCTTTTTTCTTTTCATCTTTTGGCGTTGCCGTTTTTATTCGAAGCAATCGGATGAAATCGATAGGCTGAGTGAACCGTCCTCTTTCGTCACATACGGTGGTTTTTTACCCCATGTCCCAGATGGTACAAGCGTTTGCTGATAAATCTGTCTGCTCTTATGCTTTGGTAGATCAATATGTTGCAAGCCATCCGACAGATCGTTGGCTTCACCGTAATCGAAATCTACGTGAGAAGTGGCGTTTTCTTTTTGTGACAAAATGCACTTGGCTCGGTTTTGTACACCGTCTATTTGCCATTCAACTTGAGCGGGGCGCGCATCCAGATCTAAGTCCGTTGGCGCTGTTTGAGCTAAAAGGTCAGTATCGTTGTTTCGTCGTTGAACGGTGAACTGTTCTTGTAGGTACTGGGCTATTTCGCCACTTGGCCCTCCAGCAGAGTGCGCGAAAAGAGAGGGGCTCAGCAACACAGCGCTGAGCGAGAGATAAAAACGTTTAGGTAGCATTGAATCAGAATCGACACTGGAAATAACATCCAAACATCATAAAAACGAATTAAACGCTGTTCAATTATGGTTTTGTATTGATTTGTATGGCCCCAGTAAAAACCGGGACGATCTTACAATGGGATCTGCCCGGTGGTGATGGTGTCAGTGTCGGCGTCGACCAACTCTTCAATATAGCTTTCAACCACTTGTTCTACTGAGTCATCGTCTTGACGGAAGTAGGCAATATGGAAGATGGCATCGCCTTCATTCACCAGAGGTAGCGTTTGTTGGCCAATCACAATCCCACCTTTAGGCGCCAATAGCTCAACTTCATCATGACCAAGGGGAGAGCTGATGTAGGCGAGAGTTTCTCCTTTCTCTACCTTGGCACCGAGATTGACCACAGTGCGCAGAATGCCGTTGCCCGAAGCGCGTACCCAACTGGTTGATTTGGCAATCACCGGATCAGGGAAGCGTTTACGGCTGGCGCGCAGCATGCCAATGGACTGCATCACCCGTTTGACACCATGCACACCGGCGCTGATAGAAAGCGGATCAAAACGCAGCGCTTCACCCGCTTCATAGGTTAAAACCGGAATTTGACACTTTTCTGCTTCCGAGCGAAGGGAGCCATCGCGCAGCGCAGAATCAACGATCACGGGGGCTGCAAAAACTTTGGCGATCTTCAATGTCTCGGGGTTGCTGAGATTGGCACGGATCTGCGGCAGGTTGGTGCGGTGAATCGCCCCTGTGTGCAGATCGATAATATAGTCCGCTCTTAGCGCTATATTGTTGAAAAAGGTATGAGCCATACGTGATGCCAGCGCCCCTTTTTCGCTGCCCGGAAAACAGCGATTAAGATCGCGCCTGTCTGGTAAATAGCGTGATTTGTGAATGAAACCAAAGACGTTGACGATCGGCACGGCAATTACAGTGCCACGGATTTTTTGTGGATCTAAGCTGTTGATGAGCTGGCGAACAATTTCCACCCCATTGAGTTCGTCGCCGTGAATGGCCGCGTTGACCATGATAACCGGTCCCGCATAGCGGCCGTTGATCACTTCAATCGGAATCGACAGCGGTGAGTGCGTGTAGAGCTGAGCGGCATCTAACTCGATCTCTTCTCTCTGCCCAGGTTTGATTTTGTGCCCCAAAATCTCAAATATCTTATTTTTCTTATTGCGAACCATAGTACTTCCTGCCTTTACTATCATTGCGACTTTATCAATTGGCAAAGTTATACACCATTCTGTCTTATTGAGGGTACGACAAAAAGCGTTGATGAAATAAAGAGGGCTCCCACAGGAGCCCTAAGAAAGTTGCTAGCAAGTTGTCTTACGCTTTTTCTGGAATCGCTTCTAATAATGCAACCATTTGATCCCAGTAAAGTTGGACGGTATCAATCTTCACTTTCTCATCGGGTGAGTGAGGGAACTTAATCGTTGGGCCGAAAGAAACCATGTCCATGTGAGGGTAAGGCTTTTTAAACAGACCACATTCCAGACCTGCGTGGATCACCATGATATTCGGCTTGTGACCGTAAATGCCTTGGTACATGTCGCGGAAAATCGCCATGATTTCAGAATCGGCGTCTGGCTTCCAACCTGGGTAAGCGCCAGAAAGCTCAATACGCGCTCCGGCAAGCTCTGCCACTGATTTCAGCATGCTTTCTACTTGAGTACGGCCAGAATCGATCAGTGAGCGAACCAGACACAACACGCTTACTTTATTCTCTTCGGTTTTGATCACACCGACATTGAGCGATGTTTCAACCACACCTTCAATCTCATCACTCATGCGCATTACGCCATTTGGGCAAGCGTTGAGTGCGGCAATCAAACGCTGTTGATCGGCCATCAGCAAGACTCGCGCGTCGCTGGATGCTTCTTGATTAAAGGTCACCAAATTGGTTTCCACTTTACCGAGCTCAGATTTGAGCAGCTCAGTGTAAAACTCAAACAGTTCTGCCAGTTTGTTGAGGTTTTCCTCAGGTAGCGCAACAGTGACAAAAGCCTCGCGAGGGATGGCATTTCTCAAGCTACCACCACGGAACTCAATCAAACGCATGTCGAGTTCATTGGCATGGCCAGCTAAAAAGCGCGCCATCAGTTTGTTGGCGTTGCCACGACCTGTGTGAATATCACAGCCTGAGTGGCCGCCTTTGAGCCCTTTAAGAATAAGCTGACGGGCGACATAACCTTGTGGTAGCGCTTCACGTTGGATATCAAACAACAGCTCTGCATTAATGCCACCCGCACAGCCCATGTAGACTTCGCCTTCTTGCTCTGAGTCGGTGTTGAGTAGAATCTCACCTTCCAACCAACCTGCTTCAAGGCCAAATGCGCCAGTCATGCCCGCTTCTTCATCAATGGTCAGCAGCACTTCAAGTGGGCCGTGTTTGATCTCGCTTGATGCCAGTACAGCAAGGCAAGAGGCCATGCCGATGCCGTTATCTGCGCTAAGCGTGGTGCCTTTTGCGGTTACCCATTCACCATCGATGTATGGCTGGATAGGATCGCGGGTAAAGTCATGATCGGTGTCTTCATTCTTCTGTGGAACCATATCGATGTGCGCTTGTAGCACAACACCTTTTTTGTTTTCCATACCCGCGGTGGCTGGTTTTTTAATAAATACGTTGCCCGTTGGATCACGGCGAACCTCTAACCCTTGCTCCGTTGCCCAAGTCACTATGTACTGCGCGAGCGCTTCTTCATGTTTAGATGGATGAGGGATAGAACAAATTTTGTCGAAAAACTGCCAAAGGGGAGCGGGGGACAGACTACTGATTTCAGAATGGAATTCAGACACGGATGACTCCTTTACATATTATTTGCCAGATGGCGTACTGCAGCAGACCGATTTCTGCGCATAAATGCCGAGTCTGCTGATAATAAATCAGCAGCAAGCATACCACTAGCAGAGTATGGCGAGTAGTTGCGTTGACGATGCGCTTACAACGAGAGTGTCACATTCTGTGAACGTTCACTTGCTTATTTGTGTAC
This Vibrio navarrensis DNA region includes the following protein-coding sequences:
- the purL gene encoding phosphoribosylformylglycinamidine synthase; protein product: MRILRGSPALSEFRVNKLLELCREQALPVSGIYAEFMHFADLKTELDAQELEKLEKLLTYGPTIQEHEPQGLLLLVTPRPGTISPWSSKATDIAHNCGLASIKRLERGTAYYVESEVALTQEQVATLQALLHDRMMEVVFAELDAAQALFSVAEPAPMTQVDILSGGRVALEEANVSLGLALAEDEIDYLVENFIKLGRNPNDIELMMFAQANSEHCRHKIFNADWTIDGVEQDKSLFKMIKNTFETTPDHVLSAYKDNAAVMTGSKVGRFFPDPDSRQYTYHHEDAHILMKVETHNHPTAISPWPGASTGSGGEIRDEGATGIGGKPKAGLVGFTVSNLRIPDFVQPWESDFGKPSRIVSALDIMIEGPLGGAAFNNEFGRPNLLGYFRTYEEKVTSHAGEEIRGYHKPIMIAGGMGNIRDEHVQKKEIPVGAKLIVLGGPAMNIGLGGGAASSMASGQSAEDLDFASVQRENPEMERRCQEVIDRCWQLGDANPIAFIHDVGAGGISNALPELVNDGDRGGKFQLRDVPNDEPGMSPLEIWCNESQERYVLAVAPENMETFDAICKRERAPYAVVGVATEERHLTLEDSHFDNMPIDMPMDILLGKPPKMHREATTLKVTSPAIDRSGIELNEAVDRVLRLPAVAEKTFLITIGDRTVTGLVARDQMVGPWQVPVANCAVTAASYDTYHGEAMSMGERTPVALLDFGASARLAVGESLTNIAATDIGDIKHIKLSANWMSPAGHPGEDAGLYEAVKAVGEELCPALGLTIPVGKDSMSMKTKWNENGENKEVTSPLSLIITAFARVEDVRKTITPQLRTDKGETSLVLVDLGNGKNRLGATALAQVYKQLGDKPADVDNAEQLKGFFDAMQTLVRQDKLLAYHDKGDGGLFVTLAEMAFAGHCGVKANIETMGDDVLAALFNEELGAVMQVKNDELNAVLATLAANGLADCSHVIGEVDASDHFVITSGDEILLERSRTELRTIWAETTHKMQAMRDNPACADQEFAAKKDNSDPGLNVSLSFDVNQDVAAPYIAASMINTGAKPKMAILREQGVNSHVEMAAAFDRAGFDAVDIHMSDILTGQAVLDEYQGLVACGGFSYGDVLGAGEGWAKSVLFNAQAREQFEQFFNRQDTFSLGVCNGCQMLSNLKDLIPGADLWPRFVRNESERFEARFSLVEVQKSDSVFFDGMAGSRMPIAVSHGEGRVEVRDEAHLSAIEQSGTVAVRFVDNFGNPTQQYPNNPNGSPNAITGLTTKDGRVTIMMPHPERVFRTVANSWHPDNWGENGAWMRMFQNARKNLG
- a CDS encoding aminoacyl-histidine dipeptidase, which produces MSEFHSEISSLSPAPLWQFFDKICSIPHPSKHEEALAQYIVTWATEQGLEVRRDPTGNVFIKKPATAGMENKKGVVLQAHIDMVPQKNEDTDHDFTRDPIQPYIDGEWVTAKGTTLSADNGIGMASCLAVLASSEIKHGPLEVLLTIDEEAGMTGAFGLEAGWLEGEILLNTDSEQEGEVYMGCAGGINAELLFDIQREALPQGYVARQLILKGLKGGHSGCDIHTGRGNANKLMARFLAGHANELDMRLIEFRGGSLRNAIPREAFVTVALPEENLNKLAELFEFYTELLKSELGKVETNLVTFNQEASSDARVLLMADQQRLIAALNACPNGVMRMSDEIEGVVETSLNVGVIKTEENKVSVLCLVRSLIDSGRTQVESMLKSVAELAGARIELSGAYPGWKPDADSEIMAIFRDMYQGIYGHKPNIMVIHAGLECGLFKKPYPHMDMVSFGPTIKFPHSPDEKVKIDTVQLYWDQMVALLEAIPEKA
- a CDS encoding DUF3622 domain-containing protein, with the protein product MSKNKKFAIRVTEKREGWAAEITRQVTSRKTVVSKRQMGFESEALAQAWAEKELAEFVQNQVVRNERKSQMRKEREAEALSAKIRKAELRRTRDAEMDDEEEDEA
- a CDS encoding succinylglutamate desuccinylase/aspartoacylase family protein translates to MVRNKKNKIFEILGHKIKPGQREEIELDAAQLYTHSPLSIPIEVINGRYAGPVIMVNAAIHGDELNGVEIVRQLINSLDPQKIRGTVIAVPIVNVFGFIHKSRYLPDRRDLNRCFPGSEKGALASRMAHTFFNNIALRADYIIDLHTGAIHRTNLPQIRANLSNPETLKIAKVFAAPVIVDSALRDGSLRSEAEKCQIPVLTYEAGEALRFDPLSISAGVHGVKRVMQSIGMLRASRKRFPDPVIAKSTSWVRASGNGILRTVVNLGAKVEKGETLAYISSPLGHDEVELLAPKGGIVIGQQTLPLVNEGDAIFHIAYFRQDDDSVEQVVESYIEELVDADTDTITTGQIPL